From a single Brassica rapa cultivar Chiifu-401-42 chromosome A01, CAAS_Brap_v3.01, whole genome shotgun sequence genomic region:
- the LOC103849253 gene encoding peroxisomal membrane protein 13: MATSHPSGGRPPKPWERAGNNNTSGPPKPFRPPSNTSTADSVEASGTADRNHTPANMNALSRPLPIRPRQQQQTYGGYGSNLGLNPRYGSGAYGSGPSGLGYGSNVGLNPRYGSLYGGGMYGGGSMYSRGVYGGGGLYRGSGMYGGYGMGMGMSPYGGQDSNDPNNQPPSPPGFWISFLRVLQGAVSFFGRVAMLIDQNTQAFHMLMSALLQLCDRGGMLYGELARFVLCLLGVKTKPRKMQQQQQPQGSNGVPLPHQPHGNQNCVEGTKAAAPGGGGGWDNLWGN; this comes from the exons ATGGCCACGTCTCATCCATCAG GTGGAAGACCTCCTAAACCTTGGGAACGAGCAGGAAACAACAACACGTCTGGTCCTCCTAAGCCTTTCAGGCCTCCTTCGAATACCAGCACTGCTGATTCAGTTGAGGCTTCTGGCACAGCTGATAGGAATCATACACCTGCTAATATGAATGCACTGAGTAGGCCTCTACCTATTAGACCTCGGCAGCAGCAGCAGACCTATGGCG GTTATGGTTCAAACCTAGGTCTGAACCCTAGGTATGGCTCGGGTGCATATGGTTCAGGTCCTTCAGGACTAG GTTATGGTTCAAACGTAGGTCTGAACCCTAGGTATGGTTCTTTATATGGGGGTGGAATGTATGGTGGTGGTAGCATGTATAGTAGAGGAgtgtatggtggtggtggtctcTATAGAGGTTCAGGTATGTATGGTGGTTATGGTATGGGTATGGGGATGAGTCCTTATGGTGGTCAAGATTCAAACGACCCTAATAATCAACCTCCATCTCCACCAGGCTTCTGGATATCTTTTCTCCGCGTG TTGCAAGGTGCTGTGAGTTTCTTTGGGCGTGTAGCGATGCTGATTGACCAGAACACACAGGCTTTTCATATGTTGATGTCTGCTCTTCTTCAGCTATGTGATCGTGGTGGTATGTTGTATGGAGAATTAGCGAGATTTGTATTGTGTTTGCTCGGGGTGAAAACAAAGCCTAGAAAgatgcagcagcagcagcagccacAAGGGTCTAATGGAGTCCCTTTACCACACCAGCCCCATGGAAACCAGAACTGCGTCGAGGGGACTAAAGCCGCTGCACCAGGTGGTGGCGGTGGTTGGGACAATCTATGGGGTAACTAA